The Streptomyces sp. Je 1-332 genome has a window encoding:
- the cydC gene encoding thiol reductant ABC exporter subunit CydC, whose amino-acid sequence MTLHPGVATLPSARTPHPTLRLLRQLLPHWRRLLPATLASAGSELASAALMATAAWLITRAAEQPPLASVSLAIVAVRALALGRGALRYIDRLLGHDGVLRAVAGFRTQVYEALVPLAPAGTPAFRNGDLLTRLVDDVDAAQNLLLRVLIPAAAACAVAAAATSMAAALLPQAGVLLGLLLAVAGLLVPALVLTLSRRTSRAEKTARAQLSACTLDLTQGAADLAAYGALGRAHGRLRHASARIAALERRAAWTTSLASATVLLLQATATVGVTWLALRAHAAGGLPAVRLTVLAVLALVSFEALTPLPAAARHLAEVRVSARRLTELLDTPPPVTDPSAPVALTARTPVGVEITDLRVRHLPDAPPALDGVSLRLPPGRLTVLMGASGSGKSTLIAALMRFVPYESGSIRVGGRELRDCAGTDARRAITGMTQDAHVFRTSIRANLLLARPDATDAELCEAARSAQLLTWIDSLPDRWDTLLGENGSAMSGGQRRRLLLARALLADPPVLVLDEPTEGLDPDTAVAVLTDILHATHGRTTLLITHDDAGLTTADQILTLDHGHIRPAIR is encoded by the coding sequence ATGACCCTCCACCCTGGTGTAGCCACCCTCCCCTCGGCACGGACACCCCACCCGACCCTCCGTCTCCTGCGCCAACTCCTGCCGCACTGGCGCCGACTGCTGCCCGCCACGCTCGCCTCGGCCGGCAGCGAGCTGGCGTCCGCCGCGCTGATGGCCACCGCCGCCTGGCTGATCACCCGCGCCGCCGAACAGCCTCCGCTCGCCTCGGTCAGCCTGGCCATCGTCGCCGTCCGCGCCCTGGCCCTCGGGCGCGGGGCGTTGCGCTACATCGACCGGCTGCTGGGCCACGACGGCGTACTGCGGGCCGTCGCGGGCTTCCGCACCCAGGTGTACGAGGCCCTCGTGCCCCTCGCCCCCGCGGGCACCCCCGCCTTCCGCAACGGCGACCTGCTCACCCGCCTGGTCGACGACGTCGACGCCGCGCAGAACCTCCTGCTACGGGTCCTGATCCCGGCGGCGGCCGCCTGCGCGGTCGCCGCGGCCGCCACCTCCATGGCCGCGGCGCTGCTGCCGCAGGCAGGCGTCCTGCTGGGGCTGCTGCTCGCCGTGGCGGGACTCCTCGTACCCGCCCTGGTGCTCACACTGTCCCGCCGTACGAGCCGCGCGGAGAAGACGGCGCGGGCCCAACTCAGCGCGTGCACCCTTGACTTGACCCAGGGCGCGGCGGACCTCGCCGCGTACGGAGCCCTGGGCCGGGCCCACGGGCGGTTGCGCCACGCCTCCGCCCGCATCGCCGCTCTGGAACGCCGGGCGGCCTGGACCACTTCGCTCGCCTCGGCCACGGTCCTGCTCCTCCAGGCGACGGCCACGGTCGGGGTGACCTGGCTCGCGCTGCGTGCCCATGCGGCGGGGGGACTGCCCGCCGTGCGGCTCACCGTCCTCGCGGTCCTCGCGCTGGTGTCCTTCGAGGCCCTGACGCCGTTGCCCGCCGCGGCTCGCCACCTCGCCGAAGTGCGGGTCAGCGCACGCAGGTTGACCGAGCTCCTCGACACTCCGCCGCCCGTCACCGACCCGTCCGCTCCGGTCGCACTCACCGCCCGGACACCGGTCGGGGTGGAGATCACCGACCTGCGCGTACGCCACCTTCCCGATGCCCCTCCGGCCCTGGACGGCGTGAGTCTGCGCCTGCCGCCCGGTCGCCTGACCGTACTCATGGGTGCCAGCGGTTCCGGCAAGTCGACGCTGATCGCGGCGCTCATGCGGTTCGTCCCCTACGAGTCCGGCAGCATCCGTGTCGGCGGACGCGAGCTGCGTGACTGCGCGGGCACCGACGCCCGGCGCGCGATCACCGGCATGACCCAGGACGCCCACGTCTTTCGCACCAGCATCCGCGCCAACCTCCTCCTGGCCCGCCCCGACGCGACCGATGCCGAGCTGTGCGAAGCCGCGCGCAGTGCCCAGCTCCTCACCTGGATCGACTCCCTCCCCGACCGCTGGGACACCCTCCTCGGCGAGAACGGCTCCGCCATGTCCGGCGGCCAACGCCGGCGCCTCCTGTTGGCCCGAGCCCTGCTCGCCGACCCGCCCGTCCTCGTCCTGGACGAACCCACCGAAGGACTGGATCCCGACACCGCCGTTGCCGTGCTCACCGACATCCTGCACGCCACCCACGGCCGCACGACTCTGCTGATCACTCACGACGACGCGGGCCTCACGACCGCCGACCAGATCCTCACCCTCGATCACGGCCACATCCGACCAGCCATACGGTGA
- the cydD gene encoding thiol reductant ABC exporter subunit CydD: protein MKPVERRLMRELPVLRRHMTCSTALALLAAGLTIVQAALLAAVLADGFAGRPFRVAPSAALGSVMALRALLAWARGVLAQRAAADTKLALRERITGRLRHTGPLRLTAGRHGETATLLTRGLDALDAYVVGYLPSMTATAVVPLAVIGWLAWTDWTSALIIVVTLPLIPVFGALVGAHTVMRTARQWQLLARLGGHFLDVVAGLPTLRAFGQEKQQARVVHEMADAHRRATMRTLRVAFLSSFVLETVATLSVALVAVPVGLRLLGGELDLRTALVVLFLAPEAYLPLRAAGAAFHDSAEGIAVAERVFAVLDGCDDDSAAPSVARGPSTVGAAAPVSDAREGHLCLENVTVQYPGRAAPALRDVSLSVRPGEHIALVGPSGAGKSTLLALLLGFTLPSSGRVSFGATDLADLDADAWRTQVAWVPQRPHLFAATVADNIRLARPEADDAEVRRAAHAAYAGHFIEELPQAYDTLLGEHGAGLSAGQRQRIALARAFLKDAPVLLLDEPTAHLDPESEAMVTRATVRLMRGKTAIVVAHRTSLLPYADRIITVEAGSLTRPQAPRPGRAGQPAPPTPPTPPTPPTRPAPAEGLMAR from the coding sequence ATGAAGCCCGTAGAGCGCCGCCTGATGCGGGAACTCCCGGTGCTGCGGCGGCACATGACATGTTCCACGGCCCTCGCGCTCCTGGCTGCCGGGCTCACCATCGTCCAGGCGGCCCTGCTCGCGGCGGTCCTCGCGGACGGTTTCGCCGGGCGCCCTTTCCGCGTCGCACCGTCGGCAGCGCTGGGCAGCGTCATGGCACTGCGCGCGCTGCTCGCCTGGGCTCGCGGAGTTCTCGCGCAACGCGCCGCCGCCGACACCAAACTCGCGCTGCGCGAAAGGATCACCGGCCGGCTGCGGCACACCGGCCCGCTGCGGCTCACGGCCGGGCGCCACGGCGAGACGGCCACGCTGCTCACCCGCGGCCTCGACGCCCTGGACGCGTACGTCGTGGGCTACTTGCCCTCGATGACGGCCACGGCGGTGGTGCCCCTGGCGGTCATCGGGTGGCTGGCGTGGACGGACTGGACCTCCGCTCTGATCATCGTCGTGACGCTGCCGCTGATCCCCGTGTTCGGTGCGCTGGTCGGCGCCCACACCGTCATGCGCACTGCCCGGCAATGGCAGTTGCTCGCCCGGCTCGGCGGCCACTTCCTCGATGTGGTGGCGGGGCTGCCGACGCTGCGCGCGTTCGGGCAGGAGAAGCAACAGGCGCGTGTGGTGCACGAGATGGCGGACGCCCACCGGCGGGCCACCATGCGCACACTGCGCGTGGCGTTCCTGTCCTCCTTCGTCCTGGAGACGGTCGCGACCCTGTCCGTGGCGCTGGTGGCGGTGCCGGTCGGACTACGGCTGCTCGGTGGCGAGTTGGACCTGCGTACGGCCTTGGTCGTGCTGTTCCTGGCCCCCGAGGCCTACCTGCCGCTGCGCGCGGCGGGTGCGGCCTTCCACGACAGCGCCGAGGGCATCGCGGTGGCCGAGCGGGTCTTCGCCGTCCTCGACGGCTGTGACGACGACTCCGCCGCCCCCTCCGTGGCTCGGGGCCCGTCCACCGTGGGCGCCGCCGCCCCGGTGTCCGACGCCCGCGAGGGGCACCTGTGCCTGGAGAATGTCACGGTCCAGTACCCGGGCCGTGCGGCCCCCGCCCTCCGTGACGTGTCCCTCTCCGTGCGCCCCGGCGAACACATCGCCCTGGTCGGACCGAGCGGCGCGGGCAAGTCCACACTCCTCGCGCTCCTCCTCGGCTTCACGCTCCCCTCTTCGGGACGCGTCTCGTTCGGCGCGACCGACCTCGCCGACCTCGACGCCGACGCGTGGCGCACGCAGGTGGCGTGGGTGCCGCAGCGCCCGCACTTGTTCGCAGCCACCGTCGCGGACAACATCCGTCTGGCACGCCCCGAGGCCGACGACGCGGAGGTGCGCCGAGCGGCACATGCTGCCTACGCCGGTCACTTCATCGAGGAACTGCCCCAGGCCTACGACACCCTGCTCGGCGAGCACGGCGCCGGGCTCTCCGCGGGCCAGCGTCAGCGGATCGCCCTGGCCCGTGCCTTCCTCAAGGACGCCCCCGTACTGCTCCTGGACGAGCCGACGGCTCATCTCGACCCCGAGAGCGAGGCCATGGTCACGCGCGCCACGGTCCGCCTCATGCGCGGCAAGACCGCGATCGTGGTCGCCCACCGCACGAGTCTGCTGCCGTACGCCGACCGGATCATCACCGTAGAAGCAGGCAGCCTCACTCGGCCTCAAGCACCCCGACCGGGCCGGGCCGGCCAGCCTGCCCCACCGACCCCACCGACCCCACCGACCCCACCGACCCGACCGGCCCCCGCGGAAGGCCTGATGGCCCGATGA
- a CDS encoding cytochrome d ubiquinol oxidase subunit II, giving the protein MTLETAWLALLGLLLAGYFVLGGYDYGVQMLHPFLGDRSVHGGEEKTAKEQEAEELTGPNAALDAIAPFFLGNEVWLVAFAGVLFGAFPHLEGTLLSGLYPLIVAILVGLVLGNAAVQLRRRSHSVRGRRWWDGLIVFGGALPAVCWGLVVGLLLHGVPRRADGSFHIGTGDVFSPFTLACGVTTALLFAAHGAAFVALRSGPEPAAKARLLGAGLLRGAAAAGTLAILLTLFGAGASMTNRATSAAVAALFAAALASAWWHFARGHDTSAFAATCCATALPVLLVGAGHYPYLLISTAGEGLTIGHAVTDDATLRILSAFGVLVIPTILAYQSWSWWAFRGRTGRRHPSYF; this is encoded by the coding sequence ATGACTCTGGAGACCGCCTGGCTGGCCCTCCTCGGCCTGCTGCTCGCCGGGTACTTCGTGCTCGGCGGCTATGACTACGGCGTGCAGATGCTGCATCCCTTCCTCGGTGACCGAAGCGTTCATGGCGGGGAGGAGAAGACAGCGAAGGAGCAGGAGGCGGAGGAGCTCACCGGCCCTAACGCCGCCCTCGACGCCATCGCGCCGTTCTTTCTCGGCAACGAGGTCTGGCTGGTCGCCTTCGCCGGCGTCCTGTTCGGTGCCTTCCCGCACCTCGAAGGCACACTTCTGTCCGGCCTGTACCCGTTGATCGTGGCAATCCTCGTCGGCCTCGTCCTCGGCAACGCCGCCGTCCAGCTGCGGCGCCGGTCCCACAGCGTTCGCGGACGTCGCTGGTGGGACGGCCTGATCGTGTTCGGCGGGGCCCTGCCCGCCGTGTGCTGGGGTCTGGTCGTCGGCCTGCTGCTCCACGGCGTGCCCCGTCGGGCAGACGGGAGCTTCCACATCGGGACCGGCGACGTCTTCTCACCGTTCACACTGGCCTGCGGCGTCACCACCGCCCTGCTGTTCGCGGCGCACGGCGCCGCCTTCGTGGCGCTGCGCTCAGGCCCCGAACCAGCGGCCAAAGCCCGGCTCTTGGGTGCCGGTCTCCTCCGTGGGGCCGCGGCCGCGGGCACCCTGGCGATACTCCTCACGCTGTTCGGCGCGGGCGCATCGATGACGAACCGCGCGACATCGGCGGCCGTCGCCGCCCTGTTCGCAGCCGCGCTCGCCAGTGCTTGGTGGCACTTCGCCCGCGGGCACGACACCTCGGCGTTCGCAGCCACTTGCTGCGCGACAGCGCTGCCGGTGCTGCTCGTGGGGGCCGGCCACTACCCGTACCTCCTGATCAGTACGGCGGGTGAGGGGCTGACCATCGGACACGCCGTCACGGACGACGCCACGTTGCGCATCCTCAGCGCGTTCGGGGTCCTGGTGATCCCGACGATCCTCGCCTACCAGTCGTGGAGCTGGTGGGCCTTCCGGGGCCGGACCGGCCGCCGTCACCCCAGCTACTTCTGA